The Thalassotalea sp. 273M-4 genome includes a region encoding these proteins:
- a CDS encoding TonB-dependent receptor domain-containing protein, with amino-acid sequence MKKTIIATTLSALLISSFSAISQPTTEVDEHILISANRSKQQQFSALSANAIIEQTQIEALQVNNISELLNTIAGIHVVNQGGAGQNTSLFLRGSNFNQTLILVDGIRIGSASLGASNLSNISPSQIERIEVIKGPRAALWGSDAIGGVIQIFTKQYQHGEGSLRLGIGSHHLKLADAAVGLGSDEHQLSLSLSTESSTGFNAYSTDELPYDINEPDKDGYDRLSFALSGTSKLNDLLHLELVGRYDDGLSEYDASYPDSPCWDDVSNVCPSYYANKEAHENYSLKVASVFQNDKITSTLSLATIQDKAETFGNGIRKADAEQVTTKRQQVSFINQYRFSSNLSSNLGMDYYREQVSTNTDQDSWLEGFQSWTKDHRDVKALFLQTQYQYAKVLLEGALRYDDVQGVGNETTYNASIGYQLSPNWLFAISRSSGFKAPTFNDLYWPGSGNANLAPEKVSNSEVLIRHRFNQGQLEFSAFDSKIKNLIAWAPNANGLWQPDNINSAHINGVEFSANANWLALQHQIALTYLDTKDNATGEPLLRRPKWSANYSASYQWQKLTLTGLLNYRDKSLDSAGTILKSYTLMDVSLGYSLMPNTQVNLAFKNIFDKTYENAKHYVADGRHYKMSINYIF; translated from the coding sequence ATGAAAAAAACAATTATCGCGACAACCCTATCCGCCCTGCTCATTAGCAGTTTCTCAGCTATTTCGCAGCCAACCACTGAGGTGGATGAACATATTCTGATCTCAGCGAATCGCTCAAAGCAACAACAATTTAGTGCTTTATCGGCCAATGCCATTATTGAACAAACGCAAATTGAAGCATTGCAGGTAAATAATATAAGTGAGTTACTCAATACCATTGCGGGTATTCATGTAGTAAACCAAGGTGGGGCTGGGCAAAACACCTCGCTGTTTTTGCGCGGGTCAAATTTCAATCAAACCTTAATATTGGTTGATGGTATTCGCATTGGCTCGGCCAGTTTAGGTGCGAGTAATTTATCCAACATATCACCTAGTCAAATTGAACGCATTGAAGTTATTAAAGGCCCCAGAGCGGCTCTTTGGGGAAGTGACGCTATTGGAGGCGTCATCCAAATATTTACCAAACAGTATCAACACGGCGAGGGTTCACTGCGCTTAGGCATAGGCTCCCATCATTTAAAATTGGCTGATGCCGCCGTTGGCTTAGGCAGCGATGAACATCAACTTTCCCTGTCTTTGTCGACAGAAAGCTCAACTGGCTTTAATGCTTATAGCACCGATGAGTTGCCCTACGATATTAACGAGCCTGATAAAGACGGTTATGACCGCCTCAGTTTTGCCCTATCTGGCACAAGCAAACTCAATGATTTACTACACCTAGAATTAGTTGGGCGTTATGACGATGGTCTTAGCGAATATGATGCTTCATACCCCGACAGTCCTTGTTGGGATGATGTGAGTAACGTGTGCCCTAGCTATTATGCGAATAAAGAAGCGCATGAAAATTATTCACTGAAGGTTGCAAGTGTTTTTCAAAACGACAAAATCACCTCAACCTTAAGTTTGGCGACGATTCAAGATAAGGCCGAAACCTTTGGCAATGGCATTAGAAAAGCGGATGCCGAACAGGTTACAACCAAGCGCCAGCAAGTAAGTTTTATTAATCAATATCGTTTTAGTTCAAACCTAAGCAGCAACCTAGGTATGGATTATTATCGCGAACAGGTGTCCACCAATACCGACCAAGACAGTTGGCTTGAAGGCTTTCAAAGCTGGACAAAAGACCATCGAGATGTAAAAGCGCTGTTTTTACAAACTCAATACCAATATGCCAAAGTGCTCTTAGAAGGGGCGCTTCGTTATGATGATGTACAAGGCGTGGGGAATGAAACCACCTATAACGCATCCATAGGTTATCAACTTTCGCCTAATTGGTTATTTGCTATCAGCCGAAGCAGTGGGTTTAAAGCGCCTACTTTTAACGACTTATATTGGCCTGGTTCTGGCAATGCCAATTTAGCGCCCGAAAAAGTTAGTAATAGCGAAGTGCTTATTCGCCATCGTTTTAATCAGGGCCAATTAGAATTTAGCGCTTTTGACTCAAAAATAAAAAATTTAATTGCTTGGGCACCTAATGCTAATGGCTTATGGCAACCCGATAACATCAATAGCGCGCATATTAACGGCGTTGAATTTAGCGCCAACGCCAACTGGCTTGCGCTACAGCACCAAATCGCACTAACCTATTTAGATACAAAAGATAACGCAACGGGTGAGCCTTTGTTACGTCGCCCTAAATGGAGTGCCAATTATAGCGCCAGTTACCAATGGCAAAAGCTCACCCTAACCGGTTTACTAAACTATCGCGACAAAAGCTTAGACTCTGCTGGCACAATATTAAAAAGTTATACCTTAATGGATGTTAGTTTAGGCTATTCTTTAATGCCTAATACCCAAGTAAATCTAGCGTTTAAAAATATCTTTGATAAAACCTATGAAAATGCTAAGCATTATGTTGCCGATGGTCGTCATTATAAAATGAGCATAAACTACATATTCTGA
- the ltaE gene encoding low-specificity L-threonine aldolase: protein MIDFRSDTVTKPSQAMLDAMISADVGDDVYGDDPTVNALQQRLAKMTGFEAALMVNSGTQSNLCGLLAHCDRGDEYIVGQGYHTYLYEAGGAAVLGSVVPQPIAVEDSGELCFDKIKAVIKEDDAHFAKTRLLSLENTHCGKVISLDYFKQARVFADKHNLKIHLDGARIFNALTELNIDLATICQYVDSISICFSKGLGTPMGSVLCGSEGFIKRAHRIRKMVGGGTRQAGLIAKAMDYALDHNIERIKDDHSNAKLLAALLSDNAKLNVTKPQTNMVYAKVDDSIEPNWLKQELAKQGILISAGQTLRLVTHLDISEEDIRFIAKVLNQLVV, encoded by the coding sequence ATGATAGATTTTCGTTCAGATACCGTAACCAAACCAAGCCAAGCGATGTTAGATGCCATGATAAGCGCTGACGTTGGCGACGATGTGTACGGAGACGACCCTACAGTAAACGCCTTACAACAACGATTAGCCAAAATGACCGGTTTTGAAGCGGCATTAATGGTAAATTCGGGCACTCAATCTAACCTTTGTGGCTTGCTCGCACATTGTGATCGTGGTGATGAATATATAGTAGGGCAAGGTTATCATACCTATCTTTATGAAGCCGGAGGCGCGGCGGTATTAGGCTCAGTTGTCCCCCAACCTATAGCGGTTGAAGACTCAGGCGAGCTCTGCTTTGACAAAATCAAAGCGGTGATCAAAGAAGACGATGCTCACTTTGCAAAAACCCGTTTATTATCGCTTGAAAATACCCACTGCGGAAAAGTGATATCCCTTGATTATTTTAAACAAGCGCGCGTTTTTGCCGATAAACACAACCTTAAAATCCATCTTGATGGTGCGCGCATTTTCAATGCGTTAACTGAGCTTAACATTGATTTGGCCACCATCTGTCAATATGTAGACTCGATTTCCATTTGTTTTTCAAAAGGCTTAGGCACCCCAATGGGCTCGGTATTATGTGGCTCAGAAGGTTTTATAAAACGCGCCCATCGCATTCGTAAAATGGTGGGCGGTGGTACTCGCCAAGCAGGATTAATCGCCAAAGCCATGGACTATGCGCTTGATCATAACATCGAGCGTATTAAAGACGATCATAGCAATGCCAAACTATTGGCGGCTTTATTATCTGATAACGCAAAACTGAATGTCACCAAGCCACAAACCAATATGGTTTATGCAAAGGTAGATGACAGCATCGAGCCAAATTGGTTAAAACAAGAACTCGCTAAACAAGGAATTTTAATTTCAGCAGGGCAAACCTTGCGCTTAGTCACTCATTTAGACATTAGCGAAGAAGATATTCGTTTTATTGCGAAAGTGTTAAATCAGTTGGTTGTTTAA
- the astB gene encoding N-succinylarginine dihydrolase: MKSFEANFDGLVGPTHNYAGLSEGNVASKLNANDVSSPKSAALQGLAKMKALHDLGMTQGVFAPQERPDIFSLRRLGFSGSDANVLEQAHKFSPSILSACCSASSMWTANAATVSPSGDTKDSKVHFTPANLTNKFHRSLEPDTTGNILKAVFNDENHFNHHLHLNDNDHFGDEGAANHTRLCDEYGKKGVEIFTFGKYAFNSNMPMPKKYPARQTLEASQAIARLHGLQDDNVVYVQQNPDVIDQGVFHNDVISVGNQNVLFSHEQAFLNQAQFVNELTDKFAKTTGQELHVINVKTEQVSVEDCVNTYLFNTQIITLQDGTMAIIAPMHCYENPRVKAYLDELVTLNTPIKQVKYFDVNESMKNGGGPACLRLRVALTEQERAAVNPNCLMSDELYATLTTWVNKHYREQLTYNDLRDPNLIMESRTALDELTQILNIGSVYRFQQR; the protein is encoded by the coding sequence GTGAAAAGTTTTGAAGCAAATTTTGACGGTTTAGTGGGACCTACCCATAATTATGCTGGATTGTCAGAAGGGAACGTAGCCTCTAAATTAAATGCCAATGATGTATCAAGCCCGAAAAGTGCGGCATTACAAGGCTTGGCTAAGATGAAAGCATTACACGATTTAGGTATGACGCAGGGGGTATTCGCACCGCAAGAGCGTCCTGATATTTTTTCACTTCGTCGTTTAGGTTTTTCAGGCTCTGATGCCAATGTCCTAGAGCAAGCGCATAAGTTTTCACCTAGTATATTGTCGGCATGTTGTAGTGCTTCAAGCATGTGGACTGCCAATGCGGCGACTGTATCGCCATCTGGCGATACTAAAGATAGCAAAGTACACTTTACTCCAGCAAACTTAACCAATAAGTTTCACCGTTCATTAGAGCCAGACACCACCGGCAATATTTTAAAGGCGGTGTTTAATGATGAAAACCATTTTAATCACCATTTACACTTAAACGATAACGACCATTTTGGTGACGAAGGGGCGGCCAATCATACCCGTTTATGTGACGAGTATGGCAAAAAAGGGGTAGAGATTTTCACCTTTGGTAAATACGCCTTTAATTCTAATATGCCGATGCCAAAAAAATACCCTGCACGGCAAACATTGGAAGCCAGTCAAGCCATTGCTCGCTTGCATGGCTTACAAGATGACAATGTGGTGTATGTTCAACAAAATCCAGATGTGATTGACCAAGGCGTTTTCCATAATGATGTAATAAGCGTGGGCAATCAAAATGTGTTGTTTTCACACGAGCAAGCGTTTTTAAACCAAGCGCAGTTTGTTAATGAATTAACTGACAAGTTTGCTAAAACCACAGGCCAAGAGCTTCATGTTATAAACGTTAAAACCGAGCAGGTGTCGGTAGAAGATTGTGTGAACACTTATTTGTTTAACACTCAAATCATTACCTTGCAAGATGGCACGATGGCCATTATTGCCCCGATGCACTGTTATGAAAACCCAAGAGTTAAAGCCTATTTAGATGAGCTTGTCACCTTAAATACACCAATTAAACAAGTGAAATACTTTGATGTAAATGAAAGTATGAAAAACGGTGGCGGGCCTGCATGTTTGCGCCTTCGCGTAGCATTAACCGAACAAGAACGCGCTGCGGTTAATCCAAATTGTTTAATGAGTGACGAGTTATACGCCACATTAACGACATGGGTAAATAAACACTATCGTGAACAATTAACCTATAACGACTTACGTGATCCAAATTTAATCATGGAGTCGCGTACCGCGTTAGACGAGCTGACCCAAATTTTAAACATTGGTTCGGTGTATCGTTTCCAGCAAAGGTAA
- a CDS encoding acetolactate synthase 3 large subunit encodes MTEQTFSGADLLIKALAELNVEHIFGYPGGSVLDIYDAIFRQDKVNHILVRHEQAATHMADGYTRATGKTGVVLATSGPGNTNCITGIATAYMDSIPMVLLAGQVASNLIGGDAFQETDIVGCSRPIVKHSFNCRTVKDLPNILAKAFYLAETGRPGPVVVELPKDILIPENSAPFVLEKDVQIRSYNPNVKGHSKQIRKAIKTIVNAERLVVYTGGGIIIANAAEKLTALVERLNAPCTNTLMGLGGLSGLHKNFLGMLGMHGSVEANKAMAHADVILALGARFDDRVTNKVEKFCPNATIIHVDIDPTSISKTVNAHIPIVGLVDVVIDQLMKGLDDIGFETCSDRYQLWWQQIEQWRALKSFSYEPSETVIKPQQVVEAIYKHTSGDAYVCSDVGQHQMFAAQYYPFKKPRQWINSGGLGTMGFGFPAAMGVKVAFPEADVVCITGDGSIQMNIQELSTCLQYNLPVVIVSLNNRSLGMVRQWQDMIYGGRHASSYMESLPDFVKLVEAYGHIGMQVNHPSELDAAIKKAFSIKDRLVFVDVLVDETEHVYPMQVRFGAVDDMWLKKGEKV; translated from the coding sequence ATGACAGAACAAACGTTTTCAGGCGCTGATTTACTGATAAAAGCATTAGCGGAACTAAATGTTGAACACATTTTTGGTTATCCGGGCGGTTCGGTTCTGGATATTTATGATGCTATTTTTAGGCAAGACAAAGTCAATCATATTTTGGTACGACATGAACAGGCAGCGACCCATATGGCCGATGGCTACACCCGTGCTACCGGCAAAACTGGCGTGGTATTAGCAACCTCAGGTCCGGGCAATACAAATTGCATCACTGGAATAGCGACTGCTTATATGGACTCTATTCCAATGGTGTTATTAGCTGGACAAGTCGCCTCTAACTTAATTGGTGGCGATGCTTTTCAAGAAACCGATATTGTCGGTTGTTCACGCCCCATAGTTAAACACAGCTTTAACTGTCGAACGGTAAAAGATCTGCCTAATATATTAGCAAAAGCCTTTTACTTAGCCGAAACAGGTCGGCCCGGACCGGTTGTCGTTGAGTTACCAAAAGACATTTTAATCCCCGAGAATAGCGCCCCATTCGTTCTTGAAAAAGACGTTCAAATTCGCTCTTACAACCCCAATGTAAAAGGTCACAGTAAGCAAATCCGCAAAGCGATAAAAACCATCGTTAACGCCGAACGCTTAGTTGTTTATACTGGGGGCGGTATAATTATTGCCAATGCGGCAGAAAAGTTAACGGCCTTAGTTGAACGTTTAAATGCTCCCTGTACCAATACCTTAATGGGGCTTGGTGGTCTTAGTGGTTTGCATAAAAACTTTTTGGGCATGTTGGGCATGCATGGCTCGGTTGAAGCGAACAAAGCGATGGCACATGCCGATGTGATCTTAGCCCTTGGTGCCCGTTTTGATGATCGGGTTACCAACAAAGTTGAAAAGTTTTGTCCAAATGCAACCATAATTCATGTAGACATTGACCCAACCTCGATTTCAAAAACCGTTAATGCTCATATCCCTATTGTCGGGCTAGTCGATGTGGTAATAGACCAGCTCATGAAAGGCTTAGACGATATTGGTTTTGAAACCTGTAGCGACCGTTACCAGTTATGGTGGCAACAAATAGAACAGTGGCGAGCGTTAAAAAGTTTTAGTTACGAGCCCTCTGAGACGGTTATTAAACCTCAACAAGTGGTTGAAGCAATATACAAACACACCAGTGGCGATGCTTACGTATGCTCTGATGTTGGCCAACATCAAATGTTTGCCGCCCAATATTATCCATTTAAAAAACCACGCCAGTGGATTAACTCGGGTGGCTTAGGCACCATGGGGTTTGGCTTTCCTGCCGCAATGGGCGTTAAAGTCGCTTTTCCTGAAGCCGATGTGGTATGTATTACCGGTGATGGCTCTATTCAGATGAACATTCAAGAACTTAGCACCTGTTTACAATACAACTTACCCGTCGTTATTGTGTCGTTAAATAACCGCTCATTGGGCATGGTGCGCCAATGGCAAGATATGATTTACGGTGGGCGTCATGCCTCCTCTTATATGGAATCATTACCAGATTTTGTAAAATTAGTGGAAGCCTATGGTCATATCGGCATGCAAGTTAATCACCCAAGTGAGCTTGATGCGGCCATTAAAAAAGCGTTTTCAATAAAAGATCGTTTGGTGTTTGTCGACGTGTTAGTGGATGAGACCGAGCATGTTTACCCTATGCAGGTACGTTTTGGTGCCGTAGATGACATGTGGTTAAAAAAAGGAGAGAAAGTATAA
- the ilvN gene encoding acetolactate synthase small subunit: MRRILSVLLENEPGALSRITGLFSQRAFNIESLCVAATDEPTLSRITITTFGDDKVLEQITKQVNKLVDVIKVADLTERAHIEREILLIKVLAMNDKTRTEVKRLSDIFRGNIIDVGKQIYTVQLTGNEEKVSSFIKIMNQETEIIEVVRSGTVGIARGEKALRI; this comes from the coding sequence ATGCGCCGAATTTTATCTGTATTACTAGAAAACGAACCAGGTGCGTTATCCCGCATTACGGGCCTATTCTCACAACGCGCTTTTAACATTGAAAGCTTGTGTGTTGCGGCAACGGATGAACCAACATTATCAAGAATAACCATCACTACTTTTGGAGATGATAAAGTATTAGAACAAATTACTAAGCAAGTGAATAAACTGGTTGATGTCATAAAAGTAGCCGATTTAACAGAACGAGCACACATTGAACGAGAGATTTTACTTATTAAAGTACTGGCAATGAATGACAAAACCCGTACAGAAGTTAAACGACTGAGCGATATTTTTCGCGGCAATATTATTGATGTAGGCAAACAAATTTACACCGTGCAACTGACGGGCAATGAAGAAAAAGTGTCTTCGTTTATAAAAATAATGAATCAAGAAACCGAGATCATCGAGGTGGTTCGTTCAGGTACGGTTGGTATTGCCCGAGGTGAAAAAGCCTTAAGAATTTGA
- a CDS encoding GNAT family N-acetyltransferase: MQILEADKNVRKNIKRFYKQQHYSASFMGYDRCFYIAKPNQDIIASVILSEIEHVNFLHALVVDKAYQKQGFASQLIDQCANIGTPIFCFADNKLDRLYQSKGFHLGQESQLPDALAKRWHSYVKKSPNLLIYQYD, translated from the coding sequence ATGCAGATTTTAGAAGCCGACAAAAACGTACGCAAAAACATTAAGCGTTTTTATAAACAGCAACATTACTCAGCATCCTTTATGGGTTATGACCGTTGCTTTTATATTGCCAAGCCCAATCAAGACATTATCGCATCGGTTATTCTATCTGAGATTGAGCACGTCAACTTTTTACATGCTCTTGTGGTTGATAAAGCTTACCAAAAGCAAGGGTTTGCGAGTCAGTTAATAGATCAATGCGCCAACATAGGGACGCCGATATTCTGTTTTGCTGATAATAAGCTCGATAGATTATATCAAAGTAAAGGATTTCACCTAGGCCAAGAATCACAGTTGCCGGATGCCCTTGCCAAACGATGGCACTCTTACGTTAAAAAATCCCCTAACCTGTTAATTTACCAATACGATTAA
- the nrdG gene encoding anaerobic ribonucleoside-triphosphate reductase-activating protein: MNYHQYYPVDVVNGPGTRCTLFVSGCVHQCRGCYNQSTQKIDSGKPFTDAMADMIISDLNDTRIKRRGLSLSGGDPLHPDNVADVLKLVQRVRTECKDKDIWLWTGYTLTELSLEQRQVVALIDTLIDGKFEQDKADRRLDWRGSANQIIHHFL, encoded by the coding sequence ATGAATTATCATCAGTATTATCCTGTTGATGTGGTTAACGGCCCTGGCACTCGTTGTACCTTGTTTGTGTCGGGGTGTGTGCACCAGTGCAGAGGTTGTTATAACCAGTCAACTCAAAAAATTGACTCGGGCAAGCCTTTTACCGATGCGATGGCTGATATGATCATCAGCGATTTAAACGATACTCGCATAAAGCGACGTGGTTTGTCGTTATCTGGTGGCGATCCCTTGCATCCTGATAACGTTGCGGATGTGCTGAAATTGGTGCAACGGGTTCGGACTGAATGTAAAGATAAAGATATTTGGTTATGGACGGGTTATACCTTGACTGAGCTCAGTCTAGAACAACGCCAAGTCGTGGCTCTTATTGATACTTTAATTGACGGTAAGTTTGAGCAAGATAAAGCCGACCGACGCTTAGATTGGCGGGGTAGTGCAAATCAAATTATTCATCACTTTTTATAA
- the nrdD gene encoding anaerobic ribonucleoside-triphosphate reductase, whose translation MKPIVIKRDGSRATFSRDRIQAAVESAADKITKEIAIYALNVALAVEAKLAGAEEVHINEIQTLVENELMQGEYKGLARSYIEYRHDRDIAREKHSALTKEIDGLLEESNLDLINENANKDGKVIPTQRDLLAGIIAKHYAKTHILPRDIVQAHENGDIHYHDLDYAPFFPMFNCMLIDLEGMLTKGFKMGNAEIETPKSISTATAVTAQIIAQVASHIYGGTTINRIDEILEPYIHASYQKQLNVANEWRIPNPEQFAKAQTEKECFDAFQSLEYEVNTLHTANGQTPFVTFGFGLGTSWASRLIQQSILRNRIAGLGKNSKTAIFPKLVFAIKDGVNHKVEDPNYDIKQLALECSSKRMYPDILNYDKVVDVTGSFKTPMGCRSFLSAYYENGQVIHEGRNNLGVVSLNLPRIALTAKGNFDDFYRLLDDKLILARRALETRIKRLENVKARVAPILYMEGACGVRLKADEPIADIFKNNRASISLGYIGVHEAMMALVANNCHLYDDKALQQQAIKLIKYLKKKVNDWAEETGYGFSLYGTPSENLCNRFCAIDTKEFGVIEGVTDKGYYTNSFHLDVQKKVTPFDKIDFEMPYPEFSSGGFICYGEFPNMQKNIEALENVWDYSYSRVPYYGTNTPIDECYECGFNGEFDCTSKGFTCPVCGNHDSTKVSVTRRVCGYLGSPDARPFNFGKQEEVKRRVKHL comes from the coding sequence GTGAAACCAATCGTTATTAAACGTGATGGGTCTAGAGCGACCTTTTCTCGTGATCGCATACAAGCTGCTGTTGAAAGTGCTGCCGATAAAATTACCAAAGAAATTGCAATCTACGCTTTAAATGTAGCGTTAGCGGTGGAAGCTAAACTCGCCGGAGCAGAAGAAGTACACATTAATGAAATACAAACTCTGGTAGAAAACGAGTTAATGCAAGGTGAGTATAAAGGTCTGGCTCGATCGTATATTGAATATCGACATGATCGTGATATCGCTCGAGAAAAACATAGCGCTTTAACCAAAGAGATTGATGGTTTACTGGAAGAGAGTAACTTAGATCTGATAAATGAAAATGCCAATAAAGACGGTAAAGTGATCCCAACCCAAAGGGATTTATTAGCGGGTATCATCGCCAAGCACTATGCTAAAACTCACATCTTGCCACGCGATATTGTACAAGCACATGAAAATGGCGATATTCATTATCATGATTTGGACTACGCGCCTTTCTTTCCTATGTTCAACTGTATGCTTATCGATTTAGAAGGAATGTTAACGAAAGGCTTTAAGATGGGCAATGCTGAGATAGAAACACCAAAATCAATTTCTACAGCCACGGCAGTAACCGCTCAGATCATCGCACAAGTAGCCAGTCACATTTACGGTGGGACCACGATTAATCGTATTGATGAAATACTTGAACCTTATATTCACGCCAGTTACCAAAAGCAACTCAACGTTGCGAACGAATGGCGCATTCCAAATCCAGAACAGTTTGCTAAAGCGCAGACTGAAAAAGAATGCTTTGATGCATTTCAATCACTAGAGTACGAAGTAAACACCTTACATACTGCCAATGGGCAAACACCGTTCGTTACCTTTGGTTTTGGTTTGGGTACGAGTTGGGCATCAAGATTGATCCAGCAATCTATTTTACGCAATCGAATTGCCGGTTTAGGTAAAAACAGTAAAACGGCCATATTTCCGAAACTTGTTTTTGCGATTAAAGATGGTGTTAACCATAAAGTGGAAGATCCTAATTACGATATTAAGCAACTCGCGCTTGAGTGTTCTTCAAAACGAATGTACCCAGATATTTTAAACTACGATAAAGTGGTTGATGTCACAGGGTCCTTTAAAACCCCAATGGGGTGTCGCAGTTTTTTAAGTGCTTACTATGAAAATGGACAAGTGATCCACGAAGGGCGAAATAACCTTGGTGTGGTCAGTTTGAATTTACCTCGTATCGCATTAACAGCTAAAGGTAATTTTGATGATTTTTACCGCTTATTAGACGATAAACTTATCTTAGCGCGCCGTGCTTTAGAAACGCGTATTAAACGATTAGAAAATGTTAAGGCACGTGTAGCACCTATTCTTTACATGGAAGGGGCTTGTGGGGTTCGTTTAAAAGCGGATGAGCCCATTGCGGATATTTTTAAAAATAATCGAGCATCGATTTCTTTAGGTTATATTGGTGTTCATGAAGCGATGATGGCCTTAGTCGCGAATAACTGTCATTTATACGATGATAAAGCTTTGCAGCAACAAGCGATTAAACTAATCAAGTACCTGAAGAAGAAGGTAAATGATTGGGCTGAAGAAACCGGTTATGGCTTTAGTTTATACGGTACTCCAAGTGAAAATTTATGTAACCGTTTTTGTGCTATCGATACCAAGGAATTTGGAGTAATAGAAGGCGTCACTGATAAAGGTTATTACACCAACAGCTTCCATTTAGATGTCCAAAAGAAGGTAACCCCTTTTGATAAAATCGATTTTGAAATGCCATATCCAGAATTTTCATCTGGTGGTTTTATTTGCTATGGCGAGTTCCCTAATATGCAAAAAAACATTGAGGCGTTAGAAAATGTTTGGGATTACAGTTACAGTAGGGTGCCTTATTATGGTACCAATACGCCAATTGATGAGTGTTATGAGTGTGGCTTTAATGGTGAGTTTGATTGTACCAGTAAGGGCTTTACTTGCCCTGTATGTGGCAACCATGACTCTACAAAGGTATCTGTAACTCGGCGTGTTTGTGGCTACTTAGGGAGCCCAGATGCAAGGCCCTTTAATTTTGGTAAACAAGAAGAAGTAAAACGTCGAGTTAAGCATCTTTAA
- a CDS encoding DUF4124 domain-containing protein produces MNRIFYPLLLCAMISIHAFAAEKDVTVYRWVDEKGVVHFDQHQPPTNEYQELKIKTKYSPIQKPITETNIIHEAKGENLALSSDAAAKCNIAKSNLRTLTDFAKVQITDSNGNSRILTDVERLQRLRKNEREIELFCQ; encoded by the coding sequence ATGAATAGAATATTTTACCCATTATTATTATGTGCAATGATTTCCATCCATGCCTTTGCTGCAGAAAAAGATGTGACTGTTTATCGCTGGGTTGATGAAAAAGGGGTTGTGCATTTTGATCAACATCAGCCACCAACAAATGAATACCAAGAGTTGAAAATAAAAACCAAGTATTCACCAATTCAAAAACCGATTACTGAAACCAATATAATACATGAAGCAAAAGGCGAAAATCTGGCCTTATCGTCAGACGCTGCAGCCAAATGTAATATTGCCAAGTCAAACCTGCGCACTTTAACGGACTTTGCTAAAGTTCAGATCACCGATAGTAACGGCAACTCCCGGATATTAACCGATGTCGAAAGGTTGCAACGATTACGTAAAAATGAAAGGGAAATTGAACTTTTTTGTCAATAA